From the Acidilutibacter cellobiosedens genome, one window contains:
- a CDS encoding peptide ABC transporter substrate-binding protein, whose product MKSKRIWAVVMVVALLAVTLTGCGEETKKANNPEGEKTETENKIDDEQYITTTTDEPQAIDPSKSSDVYSSQILNEITEGLARVEVDENGTDVYKPAGAEKWDVSDDGLVWTFHLRDYKWSDGKTVTAKDFEYGIKRTVDPKVASTYAFLLYPIKNAQVCNTGEKPLDELGVKAVDDKTLEITLEGPCAYFEKLLAFKTMYPQRQDLVEKWGDKSGTEAEYTISCGPFKLTEWTHKNQLVLEKNENYWDKDNVKLDKLTYKVATDPTTRANMLSSGQLDMAGITQSEWVEKFKKDENLNYTSRFRATTAYQFYNQEDKLFKNANVRKAFSLAMDREEMVDVLYYGVAAPAYGFVPPDMTIGDKQYREVVEEPLKKLAEENPDPKALLVKGLKELGMDPDPSKVTITMLQSGTDANTRRFAEYDQQVYEKKLGINVEAEYVDWPVFLDRTNKKEYQVAGMAWTGDYNDPMTFLDMWVTGSGMSQVSWSNKEYDELIKKAQNSLDDKERLECFKRAEEILLCDDAVISPTVYMKTSTFKYNYVKGTMSPLFGSGMEFKYAYTQGRGK is encoded by the coding sequence TTGAAAAGTAAGAGAATATGGGCAGTAGTAATGGTGGTTGCCTTATTGGCTGTGACCTTGACGGGTTGCGGAGAAGAAACAAAAAAAGCAAATAACCCTGAAGGCGAAAAAACTGAAACGGAAAACAAAATAGACGACGAACAATACATAACAACGACTACAGACGAACCTCAGGCGATTGATCCGTCAAAGAGCAGTGATGTATATTCATCACAGATTTTAAATGAGATAACGGAAGGATTAGCAAGGGTAGAAGTGGATGAAAACGGAACAGATGTTTATAAGCCGGCAGGTGCCGAAAAGTGGGATGTAAGCGATGACGGGCTTGTATGGACATTTCATCTGAGAGATTATAAATGGTCTGACGGGAAAACGGTTACGGCAAAGGATTTCGAATATGGGATTAAAAGAACTGTTGACCCGAAGGTAGCTTCTACCTATGCATTTTTATTATATCCTATAAAAAACGCCCAAGTATGTAATACCGGAGAGAAGCCTTTGGATGAATTGGGAGTTAAAGCGGTAGACGATAAGACCTTGGAAATAACTTTGGAAGGACCATGCGCATATTTTGAAAAATTGCTTGCGTTTAAAACCATGTATCCTCAGAGACAGGACCTTGTGGAAAAATGGGGAGACAAAAGCGGAACCGAAGCTGAGTATACAATATCATGCGGGCCTTTCAAACTAACCGAATGGACCCATAAAAACCAACTTGTTCTGGAGAAAAATGAAAATTATTGGGATAAAGATAATGTTAAGTTAGATAAATTAACGTACAAAGTCGCAACAGATCCTACTACGAGAGCCAATATGCTTTCCAGTGGCCAGTTGGATATGGCTGGAATAACACAGTCGGAATGGGTTGAAAAATTTAAAAAAGATGAAAACTTGAATTATACAAGTCGGTTCCGTGCGACTACCGCATATCAATTTTATAATCAGGAGGATAAACTTTTCAAGAATGCCAATGTAAGAAAAGCATTTTCTTTAGCCATGGACAGAGAAGAAATGGTTGATGTTTTGTACTATGGTGTAGCAGCTCCTGCTTACGGTTTTGTACCGCCTGATATGACTATAGGGGACAAACAATACAGAGAAGTAGTTGAAGAACCCCTGAAAAAATTGGCGGAAGAAAATCCGGATCCAAAGGCACTATTGGTAAAGGGATTAAAAGAGCTTGGAATGGACCCTGATCCGAGTAAAGTAACGATTACCATGTTACAGTCGGGGACAGATGCTAACACCCGAAGATTTGCGGAATATGACCAGCAAGTATATGAAAAGAAACTTGGGATAAACGTTGAAGCGGAGTATGTAGATTGGCCCGTATTCTTGGACAGAACAAACAAAAAAGAATATCAGGTCGCAGGTATGGCGTGGACAGGTGATTATAACGATCCTATGACATTTTTGGATATGTGGGTAACAGGCAGTGGTATGTCACAGGTATCGTGGTCGAATAAAGAATATGATGAATTAATCAAAAAAGCACAAAATAGTTTGGATGATAAAGAAAGACTCGAATGTTTCAAGCGCGCCGAAGAGATTCTGTTATGTGATGATGCTGTCATTTCACCTACGGTATATATGAAAACCAGTACCTTTAAGTATAATTACGTAAAAGGCACCATGAGTCCGTTGTTTGGATCTGGAATGGAATTTAAATATGCATATACTCAAGGCAGAGGAAAATAA
- a CDS encoding ABC transporter permease codes for MLRYILKRVLYMIFTLWVVITITFFLMHAMPGDPLASLARKLPEQIRINYYAKYGLDKSVPQQYVRFLKNVFHGDFGESLTYPGRSVTGTIIKHAPISGRLGIQALIIGVAIGIILGIVAAFKRNKWPDHLVMFIAILGVCLPSFVLAALLQYVFTVRFELLPTAGWGGTKFTVLPTIALCFGSIATYARYMRSSVLDVIGQDYILTAQAKGVSTGSLIWKHIIRNAIIPAITILAPQIAGVFGGSFVIESIFAIPGIGSELVGSINNRDFSMIMGLTIFYCALYIVSLLVVDILYGVADPRMRVSADADNK; via the coding sequence ATGCTCAGATATATTTTAAAGAGAGTTTTATACATGATATTTACATTGTGGGTTGTAATTACCATAACATTTTTTTTGATGCATGCAATGCCGGGAGATCCGTTAGCATCATTGGCTCGGAAATTACCGGAACAAATAAGGATTAACTATTATGCCAAATACGGATTGGATAAAAGTGTTCCCCAGCAATATGTGAGATTTTTGAAGAACGTATTCCATGGGGATTTCGGAGAATCTCTGACATATCCCGGACGAAGTGTTACCGGTACTATAATAAAACATGCTCCCATATCCGGCAGGTTGGGAATTCAGGCTTTGATTATCGGAGTTGCCATAGGTATAATACTTGGAATCGTTGCCGCATTTAAGAGAAATAAATGGCCTGATCATTTGGTTATGTTTATAGCAATATTGGGAGTCTGTCTTCCGAGCTTTGTTTTAGCAGCATTACTCCAATATGTTTTTACCGTCAGGTTTGAATTGCTGCCTACCGCCGGATGGGGAGGTACAAAGTTTACGGTGCTTCCTACCATTGCGTTATGCTTTGGTTCGATAGCAACTTATGCCAGGTATATGAGGTCCAGTGTTCTTGATGTAATAGGACAGGATTATATTTTGACGGCTCAGGCAAAAGGAGTTTCCACGGGAAGCTTGATATGGAAACATATTATAAGAAATGCAATTATTCCGGCTATAACCATTTTGGCACCTCAGATAGCAGGGGTATTTGGAGGTTCTTTTGTTATAGAAAGTATTTTTGCTATTCCGGGTATAGGTTCGGAGTTGGTAGGTTCAATCAATAACAGGGATTTTAGTATGATAATGGGTTTAACCATTTTTTATTGTGCGCTGTATATAGTATCCTTGCTGGTGGTAGATATTTTATATGGTGTTGCCGATCCGAGAATGAGGGTTTCTGCTGATGCTGATAATAAGTAA
- a CDS encoding ABC transporter permease, with the protein MTEMIDERFKIIGCEDANSEKIARPTITYWQDAWRRLKTNKTAMAAMIVLIVLIMMTVIGPTLTPYSSDQMIVEDRNKAPSAEHWFGTDELGRDIFTRVWKGGRVSMLIGVLGALVVSFIGCIYGGVCAYLGGNVDNIMMRIVEILVSVPYLIVVILISLITESKGVGSILIALTITGWCGTARLVRGQILQIKQQEFIMAARALGVSPWKIITKHLIPNTIGTIIVSITFDIPGFIFSESFLSYIGLGVQSPNTSWGAMASAAQQNLMFYPYQLFFPALMIALTMLSFTLLGDGLRDALDPRLRQ; encoded by the coding sequence ATGACAGAAATGATAGATGAAAGATTTAAAATCATTGGCTGTGAAGATGCTAACAGCGAGAAGATAGCAAGGCCTACTATAACTTATTGGCAGGATGCTTGGAGAAGGCTGAAAACAAATAAGACGGCAATGGCGGCAATGATAGTACTTATAGTTTTGATTATGATGACAGTAATAGGTCCAACCCTGACTCCATATTCCAGTGATCAGATGATTGTCGAAGACAGAAATAAAGCACCCAGTGCCGAACATTGGTTTGGAACTGATGAACTCGGAAGGGATATATTTACCAGAGTGTGGAAAGGCGGAAGGGTTTCGATGCTCATCGGTGTGTTGGGAGCTTTGGTCGTATCGTTTATAGGATGTATTTATGGCGGGGTTTGTGCTTACCTTGGAGGCAATGTAGACAATATAATGATGAGAATAGTAGAAATATTGGTAAGTGTGCCGTATCTGATAGTAGTTATTTTGATTTCATTGATAACGGAAAGCAAAGGTGTGGGTTCAATACTTATTGCTCTTACTATCACCGGATGGTGTGGAACGGCAAGACTTGTAAGAGGTCAAATACTTCAGATAAAACAGCAGGAATTTATAATGGCAGCCCGTGCTCTCGGAGTAAGCCCGTGGAAAATAATTACAAAGCATTTAATCCCCAATACAATAGGTACAATTATCGTATCTATTACTTTTGATATTCCGGGATTTATATTTTCGGAATCATTTCTAAGTTATATAGGATTGGGTGTTCAATCTCCGAATACCAGTTGGGGCGCTATGGCTTCCGCAGCACAACAAAATTTAATGTTTTATCCATATCAATTATTTTTTCCCGCATTGATGATAGCTTTAACGATGTTGTCGTTTACTTTGTTGGGTGACGGATTGAGAGATGCTCTGGATCCGAGATTAAGACAGTAA
- a CDS encoding ABC transporter ATP-binding protein, protein MERILEVSNLSVSFHTYAGEVKAVRGINFSLDKGETLALVGESGCGKTVTAKALMRLNPEPPGDIKEGSSVKFDGEEVLNMSKERLKKLRGAEISMIFQDPMTSLNPTMKIGDQIAESLKIHNKLNKKESLDRAAKMLETVNIPEPKERINNYPHEFSGGMRQRVMIAMALACNPKILIADEPTTALDVTIQAQILELLKNLQSTMNTAIILVTHDLGVVANFADRINVIYAGQIIEEGTTEEIFYEGEHPYTWALLSSVPRLDIESKKELYSLGGTPPDLLLPLEGCPFASRCRYCMGICREKMPPKTEISENHSVTCWLKHPSAPRIEKPDLLRRAQ, encoded by the coding sequence ATGGAAAGAATATTGGAAGTAAGTAATTTAAGCGTTTCGTTTCATACTTATGCGGGGGAAGTAAAAGCTGTTCGGGGGATAAATTTCTCCTTGGATAAAGGAGAAACATTAGCTCTCGTCGGGGAATCGGGATGCGGAAAAACCGTAACTGCAAAGGCATTGATGAGATTGAATCCGGAGCCTCCGGGAGATATAAAGGAGGGTTCCTCCGTTAAATTCGATGGAGAAGAAGTACTGAATATGTCTAAAGAAAGATTGAAGAAGTTAAGAGGGGCAGAAATCAGTATGATATTTCAGGATCCCATGACATCCTTGAATCCTACTATGAAAATCGGAGATCAGATAGCGGAAAGTTTGAAAATTCATAACAAACTTAATAAAAAAGAATCTTTGGACAGAGCCGCTAAAATGCTGGAAACGGTCAATATACCTGAGCCTAAGGAAAGAATCAATAATTACCCTCATGAATTTTCGGGAGGAATGAGGCAGAGGGTAATGATAGCCATGGCCCTTGCATGCAATCCGAAGATACTTATAGCAGACGAGCCTACCACTGCCCTTGATGTAACGATACAGGCTCAGATTTTGGAATTATTGAAAAATCTTCAGAGTACCATGAATACGGCCATAATCTTGGTAACCCATGACTTAGGTGTTGTGGCAAACTTTGCTGACAGAATAAATGTTATCTATGCAGGACAAATAATTGAGGAAGGTACGACGGAGGAAATTTTTTATGAAGGAGAACATCCGTATACATGGGCTCTTTTGAGTTCGGTTCCGAGATTGGATATAGAGAGTAAAAAGGAGTTGTATTCACTGGGAGGAACTCCGCCTGATTTATTGTTACCGTTGGAAGGCTGTCCTTTTGCTTCCCGATGCAGGTATTGCATGGGGATATGCAGAGAGAAAATGCCTCCGAAAACCGAGATAAGTGAAAACCACAGTGTAACATGCTGGTTGAAGCATCCTTCCGCGCCAAGGATTGAGAAACCGGATCTTTTAAGGAGGGCTCAATAA
- a CDS encoding ABC transporter ATP-binding protein: MVNMHEELIQVSNLKKYFNVGKKSVLKAVDDVSFSIKRGETLGLVGESGCGKTTCGRSIIGLYNITAGSVIYDGENVHQLKKDEKLKFKKRAQIIFQDPYASLDPRMTIGDIIGEGMDVHQSYSEKERTEKIHELLGLVGLNNEHALRYPHELSGGQKQRIGIARALAVEPEFIVCDEPISALDVSIQAQIVNLLIHLQENLGLTYLFISHDLAMVKHISDRVGVMYLGSIVEISENTNLYKKPLHPYTQALISAINIPDPGIEEKRKRIKLEGEVPSPINTKPGCKFASRCRYVKDICREKAPELKEVGRDHYVACYLV; this comes from the coding sequence ATGGTTAACATGCATGAAGAATTAATCCAAGTCAGCAATTTAAAAAAATATTTTAATGTTGGCAAGAAATCGGTATTAAAAGCGGTTGATGATGTCAGCTTTTCCATAAAGAGGGGAGAAACCTTAGGTTTAGTAGGGGAATCGGGATGCGGGAAGACCACCTGCGGCAGAAGCATTATAGGATTGTATAATATTACCGCCGGTTCCGTAATATACGATGGTGAAAATGTCCACCAACTAAAGAAGGATGAAAAATTAAAATTTAAGAAAAGGGCGCAAATTATATTTCAGGACCCCTATGCTTCATTGGATCCAAGGATGACAATAGGAGATATTATAGGGGAAGGAATGGATGTCCATCAATCCTATAGTGAAAAAGAGCGTACCGAAAAAATACATGAACTATTGGGATTAGTAGGATTAAACAACGAGCATGCCCTGAGGTATCCCCACGAACTTTCGGGAGGGCAAAAACAAAGAATAGGGATAGCACGTGCTCTTGCGGTAGAACCGGAATTTATTGTATGTGATGAGCCTATTTCGGCGCTGGATGTTTCCATTCAAGCTCAAATAGTAAACTTGCTTATACACTTACAGGAGAATTTAGGATTAACATACTTGTTTATATCACATGATTTAGCCATGGTAAAACATATTTCGGACAGAGTAGGCGTTATGTATTTGGGGTCCATAGTTGAAATATCTGAAAATACAAATTTGTACAAGAAACCTTTACATCCCTATACTCAGGCTTTAATATCAGCCATAAACATACCGGATCCGGGCATTGAAGAAAAGAGGAAGAGAATTAAATTGGAAGGAGAAGTTCCAAGTCCGATAAATACTAAGCCGGGCTGTAAATTTGCAAGCAGATGCAGGTATGTAAAAGATATTTGCAGAGAAAAGGCGCCTGAATTGAAAGAGGTAGGAAGAGATCATTATGTTGCGTGCTATTTAGTATAA